In Desulfosalsimonas propionicica, the following are encoded in one genomic region:
- a CDS encoding tetratricopeptide repeat protein, translating to MLLTVWILLCPQTLSARQWQMHPADAYKFAQKLYEQQDFQAAATEFDRFVHFFADDDRAPDAAFYAGMARFSMQKYQQAIDAFDRVIRSYPGAKQAIEARFMISRCYQKQNDIESSAMMLRQIIRQQTDPKIRDRARSQMAWVLLKSGDISRARSSFLAISEKNQDRYNVAAIVSSLDDPDEIKHKSPLTAGLLSAVPGGGYLYTGRFREAGVAFFLTSALALASWQCFDEDLPALGALTGLAGLGFYSGSIAGGVASAHKYNYRQSQHFIRRLKDTHGPAVSLQLRPRGAMLAIHGSF from the coding sequence GTGCTTCTTACAGTCTGGATTCTTTTGTGCCCCCAGACCCTGTCGGCCCGGCAGTGGCAGATGCACCCTGCAGATGCTTACAAATTTGCGCAAAAACTTTATGAACAACAGGACTTTCAGGCTGCGGCAACGGAATTTGACCGGTTTGTCCATTTTTTTGCCGATGATGACCGGGCACCGGATGCCGCATTTTACGCGGGCATGGCCCGTTTTTCCATGCAAAAATATCAGCAGGCCATAGATGCGTTTGACAGGGTGATTCGATCCTATCCCGGCGCCAAACAGGCCATTGAAGCCAGGTTCATGATCAGCCGGTGTTATCAGAAGCAAAATGACATTGAGAGTTCAGCGATGATGCTCCGGCAAATCATCCGGCAGCAGACCGATCCGAAAATCCGGGACAGGGCCCGCAGTCAAATGGCATGGGTTCTGCTGAAATCCGGTGACATCTCCCGGGCAAGATCGTCGTTTTTGGCCATTAGTGAAAAAAATCAAGATCGCTATAATGTTGCAGCGATTGTTTCATCCCTTGATGATCCGGATGAAATAAAACATAAAAGCCCGTTGACAGCCGGTCTGCTGTCTGCGGTGCCCGGCGGGGGGTATCTGTATACCGGCCGGTTCCGGGAAGCCGGGGTGGCTTTTTTTCTGACCTCGGCGCTGGCACTGGCTTCATGGCAATGTTTTGACGAGGATTTGCCCGCCCTCGGCGCCCTGACCGGCCTTGCCGGTCTGGGATTTTACAGCGGCAGCATTGCCGGCGGGGTGGCCAGCGCCCATAAATACAATTACCGGCAAAGCCAACATTTTATCCGCCGTCTCAAGGACACCCACGGACCTGCGGTTTCCCTTCAGCTCCGGCCCAGGGGCGCAATGCTGGCGATTCACGGCTCATTTTAA
- the gspE gene encoding type II secretion system ATPase GspE: protein MKQHLTDILVHDFGVDENDIAEAGRLARQQNVPLSEVILKKKILSEHQLLQAFSRVYDLPFWTHLPPEDFDTEFARRVPIGFLKKYAMVPICRTCAADPEKPGSDEAETTRPVIAINDPSAFQPLDDLVRLLEIDEFDVVLAPRDAIYSLINMAFDSSRDTAEQLVADMEDNTGSIISEIEETADLLDDTSDAPIIKLVNHVISQSVKIGASDIHIEPEQYSLKIRYRVDGILYDLLTPPKWMQASLASRIKVMARMNIAEKRLPQDGRFEVKIGDQSIDIRVSTIPIQYGERVVMRLLNKSGSLFQLTELGLSQTKLDTIRRLIRYSHGIILVTGPTGSGKTTTLYAVLSSLNSPDINIITIEDPVEYQLKGVNQIQVNSRIELTFARGLRSIVRQDPDVILIGEMRDLETAEIGVQSALTGHLVFSTLHTNDSASAITRLVDLGIEPFLISSSVIAVIAQRLLRLLCNECKQAYTPDAATLKRLGLDPQQAEKSVIYKAVGCSSCFNSGYRGRLGIYEILELSPELQNLVLKTYDSHRIKMEAVQAGMTTLYQDGIDKVLKGQTTIEEVLRVTQS from the coding sequence ATGAAACAGCACTTAACCGACATATTGGTCCATGATTTTGGCGTGGATGAAAACGATATCGCTGAAGCCGGAAGACTGGCAAGGCAGCAGAATGTGCCCTTGTCCGAGGTGATCCTGAAAAAGAAGATCCTTTCGGAACATCAGCTGCTCCAGGCCTTTTCCCGGGTTTATGACCTGCCGTTTTGGACCCATCTGCCGCCGGAGGATTTTGACACGGAATTTGCGCGCAGGGTGCCCATCGGGTTTCTGAAAAAATACGCCATGGTGCCCATCTGCCGGACATGTGCTGCTGATCCGGAAAAACCCGGCAGCGATGAGGCCGAAACCACGCGCCCGGTAATTGCCATCAATGATCCCTCGGCTTTCCAGCCCCTGGATGATCTGGTGCGGCTTCTGGAAATCGATGAATTTGATGTTGTGCTCGCGCCCCGGGATGCCATTTATTCCCTGATCAACATGGCCTTTGACAGCAGCCGGGACACGGCAGAACAGCTTGTGGCCGACATGGAGGACAACACCGGCAGCATTATCAGCGAAATAGAGGAAACCGCCGACCTTCTTGATGATACCAGTGATGCGCCCATCATCAAGCTGGTCAACCACGTGATTTCCCAGTCTGTAAAAATCGGTGCCAGTGACATTCACATTGAGCCGGAGCAATACAGCTTAAAAATCCGCTACCGGGTCGACGGCATTCTCTATGATCTTCTCACACCCCCAAAGTGGATGCAGGCGTCGCTGGCATCGCGCATCAAGGTCATGGCCAGGATGAATATCGCGGAAAAGCGCCTGCCCCAGGACGGCCGCTTTGAGGTCAAAATCGGTGATCAAAGTATTGACATCCGGGTTTCCACCATTCCGATCCAGTACGGGGAGCGGGTGGTGATGCGGCTGCTCAACAAGTCCGGCTCTCTGTTTCAGCTCACAGAGCTGGGCCTGTCGCAGACAAAACTCGATACCATCCGCCGGCTGATCCGTTATTCCCACGGCATCATCCTGGTAACCGGCCCCACGGGCAGCGGAAAAACAACCACCCTGTATGCCGTGCTCTCCAGCCTCAACTCCCCGGATATCAATATCATCACCATCGAGGACCCGGTGGAATACCAGCTAAAGGGGGTCAACCAGATTCAGGTCAACTCAAGAATCGAACTCACCTTTGCAAGGGGGCTTCGCTCCATTGTCCGCCAGGACCCGGATGTGATTCTCATCGGGGAGATGCGCGATCTGGAAACCGCTGAAATCGGCGTGCAATCGGCCTTGACCGGTCACCTGGTATTTTCCACCCTGCACACAAACGACTCGGCAAGTGCCATTACCCGCCTGGTGGATCTGGGAATCGAGCCTTTTTTGATTTCCTCCTCGGTAATCGCCGTGATCGCCCAGCGGCTGTTGCGACTGCTCTGTAATGAATGCAAACAGGCCTATACACCGGATGCCGCCACCCTGAAGCGTCTTGGTCTTGATCCGCAGCAGGCCGAAAAATCAGTCATCTATAAGGCCGTGGGCTGCAGCAGTTGTTTTAACAGCGGATACCGGGGACGCCTGGGAATCTATGAGATCCTTGAATTGAGCCCTGAGCTGCAGAACCTGGTTTTAAAAACCTATGATTCCCACAGGATCAAGATGGAAGCCGTGCAGGCCGGAATGACAACGCTTTATCAGGACGGTATTGACAAGGTATTGAAAGGACAGACCACCATTGAGGAGGTTTTGCGGGTCACCCAAAGCTGA
- the gspD gene encoding type II secretion system secretin GspD, with translation MIRFQRHSGKAADMDVFHRAAIAALTICFALFVSAAFCPAYGQNSQAQQKAGPNSIQSPEQEGRSVSIDFNDVDISVFIKFISELTGRNFIVDQRVKGKITVISPTRISVQEAYRVFESVLDVHGYTTVEAGEITKIIPAPYARTMSIETKLKREGGSGEDKIVTQLIPLEYASPDEIKQLFAPLISKSSVIISYAPTNMLIVTDVYSNIKRLMRIIDAIDVPGTGREILMLPIEHSNAEDIVSIINSVFGQARSDRRGDRQAITAVADRRTNLLIVQASEPNIGRVRQLVNSLDKEMPRGKEKINVYYLENAKAEDLVGVLQELPASREQQEGKKQAPIVSEAVKVTADQATNSLIIRAEKDDYDVLKSVIEKLDVPRAMVYIEALIMEVSKDKSFRLGAEWIAGGEGSYKDREGVYGGGFSGGAMGGDAGYNFSFPDSSGSAPLPPGFSLGILGENIEVGGITFPTIRAMIQAYQKDRDVQILSTPQILTTDNETAKIRVGRNIPYLTRTASGETEYSNYEYQDVGILLEITPQINKDRKIRLELLQEVTKLESTDDFRPTTLKRTIDTVVEVNDTNTVVIGGLIDESLSKTEYRVPCLGGVPLIGWLFKSFSDSSDQTNLFVFITPRVMAAPDEAAEFYKDNKEKFQAVPEQTIKLYGPPQNKNARSANGLPEAKPETGTGPESDQPETDPSEGRQYTVKKNDTLYSIARRHSIALDTLLEINDLTEESVIRPGDQLTVSPTGPEFDQPETDPSEGRQYTVKKNDTLYSIARRHNIALDTLLEINDLTGDSVIRPGDQLTVSP, from the coding sequence ATGATCAGGTTTCAGCGACATTCCGGCAAGGCAGCAGACATGGACGTTTTTCACAGGGCAGCCATTGCTGCGTTGACCATCTGCTTTGCGTTGTTTGTGTCAGCGGCTTTTTGTCCGGCTTATGGACAAAACAGTCAGGCGCAGCAAAAAGCAGGCCCCAACAGCATCCAAAGCCCGGAACAGGAGGGGCGTTCGGTATCCATTGATTTCAATGATGTGGATATCAGCGTGTTTATCAAGTTTATCAGCGAACTCACGGGCCGCAATTTCATTGTTGACCAGCGGGTCAAGGGAAAGATTACCGTGATTTCCCCGACCCGGATATCGGTTCAGGAGGCCTACAGGGTTTTTGAATCCGTGCTGGATGTCCACGGATATACCACGGTGGAGGCCGGGGAGATCACCAAGATCATCCCGGCGCCCTATGCCCGGACCATGAGCATTGAAACCAAGCTGAAAAGGGAAGGCGGCAGCGGCGAGGACAAAATCGTCACCCAGCTGATTCCGCTGGAATATGCCAGTCCCGATGAGATCAAGCAGCTGTTTGCACCCCTGATTTCCAAAAGCAGCGTGATCATCTCCTATGCACCCACCAACATGCTTATTGTCACAGATGTCTACTCCAATATCAAGCGGCTGATGCGCATTATTGACGCCATTGACGTGCCCGGCACCGGACGTGAAATTCTCATGCTTCCCATTGAACATTCCAATGCCGAAGACATTGTCTCAATCATCAATTCCGTGTTCGGCCAGGCCCGGTCAGACCGCCGGGGGGACCGGCAAGCCATCACCGCAGTTGCAGACAGACGCACCAACCTCTTGATTGTCCAGGCCAGCGAGCCCAACATCGGGCGGGTACGGCAGCTGGTAAACTCCCTTGACAAGGAAATGCCCAGGGGAAAAGAAAAAATCAATGTGTATTATCTGGAAAACGCCAAGGCTGAGGACCTTGTGGGCGTATTGCAGGAATTGCCCGCAAGTCGGGAACAACAGGAGGGGAAAAAGCAGGCGCCCATTGTATCCGAAGCAGTGAAAGTGACCGCGGACCAGGCCACCAACAGCCTGATTATCCGGGCGGAAAAAGACGATTACGACGTTTTGAAATCCGTGATTGAAAAGCTCGATGTGCCGAGGGCCATGGTCTATATTGAAGCCCTGATCATGGAGGTGAGCAAGGACAAATCCTTTCGCCTGGGTGCTGAGTGGATCGCCGGCGGGGAGGGCAGTTACAAGGACCGGGAGGGGGTTTACGGCGGGGGTTTTTCCGGCGGCGCCATGGGCGGTGATGCCGGATACAATTTTTCCTTTCCCGATTCTTCCGGCAGCGCTCCGCTTCCGCCCGGTTTTTCCCTGGGCATTCTCGGTGAAAACATCGAGGTGGGCGGCATCACTTTTCCCACGATCCGGGCCATGATCCAGGCCTATCAAAAGGACCGGGACGTGCAGATTCTGTCCACGCCCCAAATTCTGACCACGGACAATGAGACCGCCAAGATCCGGGTGGGCAGAAATATTCCCTATTTGACCCGGACTGCCAGCGGGGAGACCGAATACAGCAATTACGAATATCAGGATGTGGGCATTTTGCTGGAAATCACCCCGCAGATCAACAAGGATCGCAAAATCCGCCTGGAGCTGCTCCAGGAAGTGACCAAACTGGAAAGCACCGATGATTTTCGTCCAACCACCCTGAAACGAACCATTGACACTGTGGTTGAGGTCAATGACACCAATACTGTGGTCATCGGCGGCCTGATTGACGAAAGCCTTTCAAAAACCGAGTACCGGGTGCCCTGCCTGGGCGGAGTGCCGCTGATCGGATGGCTGTTTAAGTCTTTTTCCGATTCCTCGGACCAGACCAACCTTTTTGTGTTTATAACGCCCAGGGTTATGGCCGCGCCCGATGAAGCCGCTGAATTCTACAAGGACAACAAAGAAAAGTTTCAAGCAGTGCCCGAGCAAACCATCAAGCTTTATGGACCGCCGCAGAATAAAAACGCGCGCTCTGCCAACGGACTTCCGGAGGCAAAACCAGAAACCGGAACAGGCCCGGAATCCGATCAGCCGGAGACTGACCCGAGCGAGGGCAGGCAATACACGGTGAAAAAAAACGATACCTTGTATTCCATTGCCCGCAGACACAGCATCGCGCTTGACACGCTGCTGGAAATAAACGACTTGACAGAGGAGTCCGTTATTCGGCCCGGAGATCAGCTGACAGTGTCTCCAACAGGCCCGGAATTCGATCAGCCGGAGACTGACCCGAGCGAGGGCAGGCAATACACGGTGAAGAAAAACGATACCTTGTATTCCATTGCCCGCAGACACAACATCGCGCTTGACACGCTGCTGGAAATAAACGACTTGACAGGGGATTCCGTTATCCGGCCCGGAGATCAGCTGACAGTGTCTCCCTAA
- the gspC gene encoding type II secretion system protein GspC: MTKTILKIIRVLLAAAAVFVCADLFYGMVSARLDLAANSHLRPEILDRRIRADTPDSQMPRQQAYAYYGAIAQKDLFHTGQAKTPADARAGAELENLEKTRLNLRLWGTITGTDEKAYAVIEEKSGSKQALYQEGDTIDQARIRMILRKRVVLTVNGKDEILEMEDLADQASRLPDGQVQPAPEAADISVSEEPISISGQQMDEAMQDVSTLMRQVRIRPYFEDGRPGGLMLSGIRSESVFSEMGLESGDIIKSINGRQIRSVEDAMTFYENMQSSGEVELEIERNGSSQILSFQID; encoded by the coding sequence ATGACAAAAACCATCCTGAAAATCATTCGTGTGCTGCTTGCGGCGGCAGCGGTTTTTGTGTGCGCAGACCTGTTTTACGGCATGGTTTCAGCCAGACTTGACCTTGCGGCAAACAGTCATTTGCGCCCTGAAATCCTTGATCGCCGGATCCGGGCGGACACCCCGGACAGCCAGATGCCCCGGCAGCAGGCTTATGCTTATTATGGGGCCATTGCCCAAAAGGATTTGTTTCACACCGGACAGGCAAAAACCCCGGCGGATGCCCGGGCGGGGGCGGAACTGGAAAATCTGGAAAAAACCCGGCTCAACCTCCGGCTCTGGGGCACCATCACAGGCACGGATGAAAAAGCCTATGCGGTCATTGAGGAAAAATCCGGCAGCAAACAAGCCCTTTACCAGGAGGGCGACACCATTGATCAGGCCCGGATCAGGATGATTCTGCGCAAAAGGGTCGTTTTGACGGTAAACGGCAAAGATGAAATCCTGGAGATGGAGGACCTGGCCGATCAAGCCAGCCGCCTGCCTGACGGACAAGTCCAACCGGCCCCTGAAGCCGCAGACATTTCTGTTTCAGAAGAACCCATATCCATATCCGGCCAGCAAATGGATGAAGCCATGCAGGATGTCAGCACCCTTATGCGCCAGGTGCGCATAAGGCCTTATTTTGAAGACGGCCGGCCCGGGGGCCTGATGCTCAGCGGCATCCGCAGTGAATCGGTTTTTTCTGAAATGGGGCTGGAAAGCGGCGACATCATCAAAAGCATCAATGGCCGCCAGATCCGCTCAGTTGAGGACGCCATGACTTTTTACGAAAACATGCAATCTTCCGGTGAGGTTGAACTGGAAATTGAACGCAACGGCAGCAGCCAGATTCTTTCCTTTCAGATCGATTAA
- the gspN gene encoding type II secretion system protein GspN: MLKKSKKRLAWMCYITVLAAVFLYLLFPAGAVKKYLEHQVWKASDNAVSLEIASVRPGFPPCLVIDEATLIYREMDALETGRTIVSPAYRKLPGIFDALDFTIRLGEGRALGWVAMEDARGSGADKSFHLRLENADLESIVLIRSMSGHRVSGSLDGTIEFTGGIPGQAGSGTIELAASQCTVALQEAIYGIKQLTFQSIETNLEIEDQQVNIRQIELKGNQFSGDGTGRILIRQPFENSRIQISATVRPHPALARAMEGLLPEQFTGGGDISLRIAGSLKQPSWQIR; this comes from the coding sequence ATGTTGAAAAAATCAAAAAAACGGCTTGCCTGGATGTGTTATATTACCGTGCTGGCAGCCGTGTTTCTCTATCTTTTATTCCCGGCCGGGGCAGTGAAAAAATACCTGGAACATCAGGTATGGAAGGCTTCGGACAATGCCGTGTCCCTTGAAATTGCATCGGTAAGGCCGGGTTTTCCTCCTTGTCTGGTCATAGATGAAGCCACCCTGATTTACCGGGAGATGGATGCCCTGGAAACCGGCCGCACAATTGTGTCTCCGGCCTATCGGAAACTGCCGGGCATTTTTGACGCCCTTGATTTTACAATCCGCCTGGGTGAGGGCCGGGCCCTGGGATGGGTGGCCATGGAAGATGCCCGCGGCAGCGGGGCGGACAAGTCCTTTCATCTCCGGCTTGAAAATGCAGACCTGGAAAGCATTGTTTTGATCCGCAGCATGAGCGGGCATAGGGTTTCCGGCAGCCTGGACGGAACCATTGAATTTACCGGCGGCATTCCCGGTCAAGCCGGCAGCGGCACAATTGAGCTGGCGGCCAGCCAATGCACGGTTGCCTTGCAGGAAGCGATCTATGGCATAAAACAATTAACGTTTCAATCCATTGAGACGAATCTGGAAATTGAGGATCAGCAGGTAAATATCCGGCAGATCGAACTTAAGGGAAACCAGTTTTCCGGAGATGGCACCGGCCGTATTCTTATTCGCCAGCCGTTTGAAAACAGCCGGATTCAAATTTCCGCCACGGTTCGGCCGCATCCAGCCCTGGCCAGGGCCATGGAAGGGCTGCTGCCGGAGCAATTTACAGGCGGCGGGGATATATCGCTTCGCATTGCCGGGTCCCTGAAACAGCCCTCCTGGCAAATCCGGTGA
- a CDS encoding type II secretion system protein GspM: protein MKKMINLNRREKLAVTAGAGFVAVFLVFEILVHPVFEKRSQLRDQLASRQAALVEMIEMYRQYQVIQANAEHTQNRYALRPEGFTLFSFMDRVAGETGVKPYITYMKPSSSTDETSGTTISYVELKLQDITLKDLISYLFEVETSENMVRVSRLAISKTGEAEGLLSVVLQAEAVDA from the coding sequence ATGAAAAAAATGATCAATCTCAACCGCAGGGAAAAACTGGCGGTAACAGCAGGTGCCGGATTTGTGGCTGTTTTCCTGGTTTTTGAGATCCTGGTGCATCCGGTTTTTGAAAAACGCAGCCAGCTTCGTGACCAGCTGGCTTCCAGGCAGGCCGCGCTTGTGGAAATGATTGAAATGTACCGGCAGTACCAAGTGATCCAGGCAAATGCAGAACACACGCAAAACCGGTATGCCCTCAGACCGGAGGGGTTTACCCTGTTTTCGTTCATGGACCGGGTTGCCGGAGAAACCGGGGTGAAGCCATACATCACCTATATGAAACCCAGCAGCTCAACCGATGAGACATCCGGAACCACCATTTCCTATGTTGAACTCAAGCTTCAGGATATTACCCTTAAAGATTTGATATCCTACCTGTTTGAGGTAGAGACATCTGAAAACATGGTCCGTGTCAGCCGGTTGGCGATTTCCAAAACCGGGGAGGCCGAAGGGTTGCTTTCCGTGGTCCTGCAGGCCGAGGCAGTGGATGCATAG
- the pilM gene encoding pilus assembly protein PilM yields MSNRILSIDIRKQGLWAVLVRTALKGNRIEAHKFVSFDEAPEEAANPEKRLAWAMETVTRHIPAQGAGCLVSVAASEVSFRNLQVPFKDNRKIRQVLDFELEPTLPFEISALQTDFLIVRQAEQTDLIVAAVETRKLETIQEIFRGLDLTPRVITIGSAAAALCVSRLSETGEKNFLLLDIDGSNAAACMVVDGKIHMIRAIRTGAAADGAGCADMIAAGIQRMLASFETLYDGDPELGCIFVSGTDQADTSFAEKLSRTLETEVRFFNLAAETRLYQLSDKDLDIGRQASCALSLAGIETSGIRPFQFNRSHHALQKYWAENRSEIISIGALAFFVFMVLMIQAIIENRHMEDRIAQTDRQITKIFQQAFPDVTRIVDPVQQMEVGISRLKKQNVFTGDDGADIRNVDILKDVSELIPASINVVLTRFVRGQSSVQIAGLTDTFNAVDDIKMQLEKSVFFKQITISSANMDKSANRVRFRIKADLAKEPL; encoded by the coding sequence ATGAGCAACCGGATTCTATCCATTGATATCAGAAAGCAGGGCCTGTGGGCCGTGCTGGTCCGCACCGCCCTGAAGGGCAACCGGATCGAGGCCCACAAGTTCGTGTCTTTTGACGAGGCCCCGGAAGAAGCCGCCAACCCGGAAAAACGCCTGGCCTGGGCCATGGAGACCGTGACCCGCCATATCCCTGCTCAGGGCGCCGGCTGTCTTGTTTCCGTCGCCGCTTCCGAGGTGTCTTTCCGCAATCTGCAGGTGCCGTTTAAAGACAACAGAAAAATTCGCCAGGTGCTTGATTTTGAACTGGAGCCCACCCTGCCGTTTGAAATCAGTGCCCTGCAGACGGATTTTCTCATTGTTCGCCAGGCCGAGCAGACCGACCTGATCGTGGCAGCTGTGGAAACCCGGAAACTTGAGACCATTCAGGAAATTTTCAGGGGATTGGATCTCACGCCAAGGGTGATCACCATCGGTTCTGCGGCTGCAGCCCTTTGTGTCTCCCGCCTGTCGGAGACCGGGGAGAAAAATTTTCTGCTGCTTGACATCGACGGCTCCAATGCCGCGGCCTGCATGGTTGTTGACGGAAAAATTCACATGATCCGCGCCATTCGCACAGGCGCAGCCGCGGATGGAGCCGGATGTGCGGATATGATCGCAGCTGGCATCCAACGAATGCTGGCTTCCTTTGAAACCCTGTATGACGGAGATCCAGAACTTGGATGCATTTTTGTTTCCGGGACGGATCAAGCCGATACCAGTTTTGCTGAAAAACTGTCCAGGACCCTGGAAACGGAAGTGCGTTTTTTCAACCTGGCTGCCGAAACCCGGCTCTACCAATTATCAGACAAAGATTTGGATATCGGCCGGCAGGCCAGCTGTGCCCTGAGCCTGGCAGGGATTGAAACATCCGGCATCCGGCCTTTTCAGTTCAACCGAAGCCATCATGCGCTGCAGAAATACTGGGCTGAAAACCGCAGCGAGATCATCAGCATTGGCGCGCTGGCTTTTTTTGTTTTCATGGTTCTGATGATTCAGGCAATCATAGAAAACCGGCACATGGAGGATCGCATTGCGCAAACAGACAGGCAGATTACCAAAATATTTCAACAGGCCTTCCCGGATGTCACCCGCATTGTTGATCCCGTGCAGCAGATGGAAGTTGGCATTTCCCGGTTAAAAAAACAGAACGTGTTCACCGGAGACGATGGGGCGGATATCCGCAATGTGGACATTTTAAAAGATGTCAGTGAATTGATACCGGCCAGCATCAATGTGGTGCTGACCCGGTTTGTCCGGGGCCAAAGCAGCGTGCAGATCGCCGGTCTCACGGATACATTCAACGCAGTTGATGATATAAAAATGCAGCTTGAAAAATCTGTATTTTTCAAACAGATCACCATCAGCTCCGCCAATATGGACAAGTCCGCCAATCGCGTACGGTTCCGGATTAAGGCGGATCTGGCAAAAGAGCCGCTTTAA
- a CDS encoding general secretion pathway protein GspK yields the protein MLKANNHGIALLITLSIITVLIAVAFELNRQTGASLSRSGAGRDRQILQEKIESGVSLAMLILIRDKEQTEVDSVQEDWADPEKISGYLGRAGYDDDELQIEITDERARMQVNALVEFPAGREFDPVQQQLWLRFLELFLQQQDQPDTATAKEPLEPEMIINPIKDWIDSGDDDAITGLSGAESDHYIDQDPPYKCRNGPVRHLSELLRVRNITPERFFADDENAGLGDFLTVHGLTPAANNPQDFTYGGRININTAEIPVLAALLPTGLEFLAPEMAAFRKESSGGEYLYDLTDPTWYRQVPGMGEVEIDTSLVAVKSDLFRIRCKARHNQSSMAARVIVRREQKKSGKWKCRVLRWQYE from the coding sequence GTGTTAAAAGCCAATAATCACGGCATTGCCCTTCTCATCACCCTGAGCATTATCACGGTTTTGATTGCCGTGGCCTTTGAGTTGAACCGGCAGACCGGCGCTTCGTTGAGCAGAAGCGGCGCAGGCAGAGACAGACAGATTCTGCAGGAAAAGATCGAATCCGGGGTCAGCCTGGCCATGCTGATTTTGATTCGCGACAAGGAACAGACGGAAGTGGATTCTGTCCAGGAGGACTGGGCAGACCCGGAAAAAATCAGCGGCTATCTTGGCCGGGCCGGATATGACGACGATGAATTGCAAATTGAAATCACCGATGAACGCGCCCGTATGCAGGTCAACGCCCTGGTGGAGTTTCCGGCCGGACGCGAGTTTGACCCTGTGCAGCAGCAATTGTGGCTACGGTTTCTTGAATTGTTCCTTCAGCAGCAGGATCAACCCGATACAGCAACAGCGAAAGAACCTTTGGAGCCGGAAATGATCATCAATCCGATCAAGGACTGGATTGATTCCGGCGACGATGACGCCATAACCGGCCTGAGCGGTGCGGAATCCGACCATTACATCGACCAGGATCCGCCGTACAAGTGCAGAAACGGCCCTGTGCGGCATTTGTCTGAGCTGCTGCGCGTGCGCAACATCACCCCGGAACGATTTTTCGCAGATGATGAAAATGCCGGCCTGGGCGATTTTCTGACGGTACACGGCCTGACGCCGGCAGCAAACAACCCCCAGGACTTTACCTATGGCGGCCGGATCAATATCAACACTGCAGAAATACCCGTATTAGCAGCGCTGCTGCCGACGGGCCTGGAGTTTCTGGCCCCGGAAATGGCCGCTTTTCGCAAGGAATCCTCAGGCGGTGAGTATCTCTATGATTTGACCGATCCGACCTGGTACCGGCAGGTTCCCGGTATGGGAGAGGTGGAGATCGACACTTCCCTGGTGGCGGTTAAAAGTGATTTGTTTCGCATCCGGTGCAAAGCCCGGCATAATCAAAGTTCAATGGCCGCCCGGGTGATTGTGCGGCGGGAGCAGAAAAAATCCGGGAAATGGAAATGCCGTGTATTGCGCTGGCAGTATGAATAG
- a CDS encoding PulJ/GspJ family protein, translating into MNPSYRQNQPGMWKKSGFTLLEVLMAVVIFAVIATIVYSAMNAAISRIGAIKDGDRVFAMGAGCLHRISTDLRSAYADPYPLFTPQNAEENPDPYAFVGQTDFVGGDSFSGLQFAAFAHLPVSTGSADPQKSAAALAQLRYFVEKSPEPDRGYVLRRGDRPFVWNADADQWDEDSAPVLCTHITEFALTYFDHKKNDRKTWDSSDDATDYATPAAVEIFFRIETDQGNYPFLTRVVLPAGREPLERVKSQ; encoded by the coding sequence ATGAATCCGTCCTACCGTCAAAACCAGCCAGGGATGTGGAAAAAATCGGGATTTACGCTGCTGGAAGTGTTGATGGCGGTTGTGATTTTTGCCGTGATTGCCACCATTGTCTACAGTGCAATGAATGCCGCCATATCCCGGATAGGCGCCATCAAGGACGGGGACAGGGTCTTTGCAATGGGCGCCGGCTGCCTGCACCGGATCAGCACGGATCTGCGCTCGGCTTATGCCGATCCCTATCCCCTGTTCACCCCGCAGAACGCCGAAGAGAATCCGGATCCTTATGCCTTTGTGGGCCAAACCGATTTTGTGGGCGGAGACTCCTTTTCAGGATTGCAGTTTGCCGCTTTTGCGCATCTGCCGGTTTCCACGGGCAGCGCAGACCCGCAGAAAAGCGCTGCCGCCCTTGCGCAACTCCGGTATTTTGTTGAAAAAAGCCCGGAGCCGGACCGCGGTTATGTTCTCAGGCGCGGGGACCGGCCGTTTGTCTGGAACGCGGATGCAGATCAATGGGATGAAGACAGCGCGCCGGTGCTTTGCACCCATATTACGGAGTTTGCGCTGACATATTTCGATCACAAGAAAAATGACCGAAAAACCTGGGATTCGTCTGATGACGCAACAGACTATGCAACCCCGGCAGCTGTTGAAATTTTTTTCAGGATTGAAACCGACCAGGGAAATTATCCTTTTCTTACCCGGGTGGTTCTACCGGCTGGCAGGGAGCCCCTTGAACGTGTTAAAAGCCAATAA